One Drosophila subpulchrella strain 33 F10 #4 breed RU33 chromosome 2R, RU_Dsub_v1.1 Primary Assembly, whole genome shotgun sequence genomic window, tttttaattagtaagTAATTTCTTTaatgatatatttataattacttACACTCCCTCTACCACAACAGCTACTCCAGCAGGTTGAACGGCCTGAGTAACGGCCACTGCAATTTGCTTTGTCAAGCGCTCCTGGACTTGCAGTCGTCGCGAAAAGATTTCCACAATGCTAGTAAAAGTAGAAGAATACAAAACAACTTATATAAACAATTCGGCTATCTCTTAGCTACCGTATCTTACCGTGCCAGTTTGCTGAGGCCGAGAATCTTGTTGCAAGGCAAGTATCCGATAGATACTTTGCCGTAGAACGGCACCAGATGGTGCTCGCACATGGAGAACATTTCGATGTCCTTGACCACCACCATTTCGTCATGATCCTCGTCGAAAACGGCGCCATTAAGAACGTCTGCCAAGAGATAAAAAGAAATGTTAAagaaaaaatggtaaaaaagAATTCACTCTGTCgatgaccccgacgtgatttgAACACGCAACCTTCCGATCTGGAGTCGGACGCGCTACCGTTGCGCCACGGAGTCGTTATCGATGTGCCCGCCCAATGTCGCACAACCACGAAGCCACTCAAATGCCTTTTTCTTTTCTACCCGTGATTTATGGTGCGCGTAATTCGTGTTAGATTTATTTGCTGCATAACTGAATGTTAAGTTAAAGTGGCTGCCTGGGGGATGGGGATGGAAATGGGGGTGGCTTGACTTGATGGCTTATGGTTCTTGTGGAGTGTGAGCTTTCGCCACACTCACTTTAAACGATGTGCTCTTGAGATTTCCCCTGCCATGCCCCCGACTAGTTGCACACCACCCACTTACCCGCTCTTAATATACAGACCGGAAAGCTTCAGTGCGTTTCCTGACGACCACCAACCCAGCAACCAACCCGACCAAGTTTAACCCACCAACAAACAATCCAACAAGCATCATCTCGGGGGCTAGGCTCCCAGCTCCCTCAATGTCAGATTTGGCGAGTCACGTTGACGCGTGATTCTTGAGTTCGGTTCTTCGAAATCGGGTTAAACACAATCCAACCCATTCTATTGCCGAAGGCTATTCACTTTCGTTTAACTCATTTAGCTTTCAAATGAACAGACCCAGCAGTTGTTTGTTGTTGATCTTAAATTTACATGCGATTTTATTTGACAAACTGTAGAACCTGATTTTCATCTCGAACAACCGGTTCGCTTGTACGCTACTAGCCGTATTATTCGCAATACTGTATTGTTTTTTCAAACGACTCGCTTTGATTACATGACAAGTTCAAATGCGATTGCAAGAGAAAAAGCAGGCCAAATTTTTAGTGCTTCCAATGGCGTGCATACATACCTCATATGGTTTTTGGATCGGACCAATCATATCTTTTTCGTTTTTGTGCTTTATCTCTCGAGTGGTAATTATACTAATGCACTACTTTAGCGGGGAGTCCGAGGAATCCCCGTTAAAGGTGGCGCACTGTGTGATTCACCGACCATAAACTAGTTTGTACTCACTGGGAAACCCAGGATGAGCAACGTCCCCCCTCCCGCCCTCGGATCACTGACCTGGTGTTAATTGCCCCAAATGAGATGTGCTTACCCTCGAGACTCTGGTCGTAGCCCTTGGTGAAGTACAGCATGGCCTTGGCTGCCCGCTCTGGGGTCTTGATCAGTCCCTGGCGATCGGGATTCTCGCCCAGTCCGCCCAGGAGTAGGCGGTACGAGCGGGCCATGTCCGGCAGGAGGGCCTCTCGCGTCGGCGGCTTGTGGTCCAGTTCCAGGTCGTGGTGGAAAGTGCACTTCTCGTGGCCTGTAAAAGTAAATTTGAGAGTGAACATGATGAAATTCGTTATCATTCGAGATAGGGAGGCATTGCCCTCCCCCATCGGCGGCTGTGTGTAGCTGTCTAAGTACTATTACCCATCTCTGTGTGACCTCTGAACCGAAACACTAGAACCCACTGATAGGCGGTTGTTTTACGAGTTTTACGAGTTTGTCTGCCATTCCTGATAGTTCATTGTAGAATCCCTTAAGTAAAATCCCACTAGATCAATGGACCCCCCTAGATCTTGATCCCTAGACCTGATCCTGGAGCACTACCCACCACTACCTGGCGTTGTCGATGTACGCGGTGTCATTGGTGTTTTCGGTTGTGTACCATCGCTATCCGGTGTGCTGCCGTTGGTTTTCAGGATGAGGCGGGGTCTCTGGTTTCCGGACAGGGGAGAAGGAACTGCTGGTGGAGCTGGTGCAGGAGGAGCCACTTCCTCGATGGGTGTTCCCACCATGGCAAGGGCCAAATCTTCCGCCTGCTGTGGCGGCCTGTCCGCCAGCGAGGAGGTGCCCGAGGTGCTACTTGTTGAGCAGACGCTGTTGTTGCGACCGCGCGACAGGATGTGGGCCTGGGGGAAGTTGGTGTCGTCGATGGCATCGTTCAGCTCGCTGGCACTCATCTCGGACAGTTGGCGGGTGAAGCTCATGGCGGTTTGTTTGCCACTCGAACGGAACTCAATTTGATGGCTAGCTGGCTTGCACACAATCTTCGAACTTGGCCCGAGTTgttttctaaatgtttttcTCGCTGGTgtctctttttttttagctgTAGGTTTTTCAGCCGGACTTTGGCTTTATGTGTTGGCGCTTCGGATGGCTCTGCTCTTCTGACGGCTGCTGTGGCCAGCGGTGGCAATAAGAACCTCTTGAGCGGAGCTTTGAGCGCCGAAAAGCTCCGAATAACCCACCCAACCGCCCCGCGAGTTGTGAGCGGAACTAAGCCGCGCTGAGCGCAGGCCCACGGTTTGAAAGCACCCGTCCAGTGGCTCTCAAACTGCACTTGAACTTGTTGCTCTTTAAGGAGGCGCCTGAGGTACAGCAAGGGTCACACAAAAATAGCTCCTGAGCAGaaatttgataaaaaattaaaaaaaaacaattaaaaaaaatgtagtacctttttttgcaaaacaaaaatacgtcccttttttaaattttatttcctttgATCAGTGCTACACATAAAAAAACTGGTATGGGTAAAACTACCAATATACTTCACTGTATAAAAGTTAACCACTATTGAAAATAGTGACGTTTATCTTATTATTGCATTAGTTAATATTTAATAGTAAGACTACAATAAAATGGTAAGTTGTGTGTATTTTGTTGTTGGGAGAAAAACGATTTTGTTCGTCAGATTGACAATTTGAGTTGGGGCCAATTAACTAATATACTGTACAATTAACTAATTTACCATAAAGTTTTTTGTTTCCATACCCTTTTCTTTTCATATTTCATACcctttaataaaacacttcGTATTTTCCAAGAGTCTATCcatttttaaagaaacatTGTAAAATGGGTAAGGTCTAATCTATTATTTTGATCCCAAGTGTGCTCTTATTCCCTTGGCGCCAACTCAATGTGGTCAAGGATTCCTCCTTTGTCCCAGCTATTGTTTGCTTAACTACTCAACTTAGGGCCAGACGTCAGGGGGAACTTTATTTAACCTTTCGAATAAAGCACCCAGGCTCGAACCGAGCCAGATTCCCAAATTCTAACCACCGTCCAGCCATCCGCCTCTCCGTCCGCTCCGGAAAACCGAAAACCAGAAGCATGGCGCACCGCCTGCAACTCCGGAGCGATGACTTCGACGTAATCGGCGCCGTGCCGCGCGACCTGTCCGTGATTAAGAACTTTCTGAAGCGCGATTGTGCCGTCAAGAAGCTAATCGACATCGAGGAGGAGTTCCTGAGGGAGTGCGTACTTCGCGGCGAGGATCCCATGAAGCCGAATAAAAAAGATGGCAACGACATCGTACAGCGTGGCAGTGGGTTGGGATCCAAGTCTGCGGATCCTCAACCAGATCCCTGTGCTAGCAAAACCCCAGAGAACACATTGGCGTCCGACTACTGTGATCCCTGCCGACGACTCAAGACCTCTGTGGTTCTTGAAGAGGTGAGTGACCTGTATTGAGCACCCTACGTTTGATAAGCAACAGCGTCAATTGAAGTCTCAATTTATGGTATatctaaatgtttttttttgtcgaaTTCCAAGAACCAAAGATATTTCAGGATAAGTCAAACCTGTTAAgattaatttttttcaattgTTGTGTTATAGGGGTAgatatttaacatttaacaagtatgatttgattttatttattaccaGAAACTAATTTACCCTAAGACTAACTTGTGAaatctttatttttgtatgaAATCTTTAAATATGGATCCTTAAGGATATCCTAGATTTATTTAAAACCCAGATTTATTTATTGCATGAATCCACTTATATGTCATCTTTCGAAACCCGATAAAGTCCCTCGGGTCTTTCTTATGTAagtccaattttttttatcgaaTTCTAAGAGTCTAAAACATTCCAAAATATGTCGAATCTGTTAAGAAGTCATTTAGGGATAATTATATGTGTAAAACCTATGGAAATAATTATTGAAGATGTTCGCGTTGATGTTAAATATAATAAGAAAGCGAAGAATTAATTTGTTCTAAAACAGATTTTGGAaagcttttttaaatatgaaattttaatttgaagaTCCTTAAGACTAAATACCCTAGATTTAATCTATCCCATTTATCAACTTATCTAACAGCTCACGAAACCTGCCACTACGAATCCGGTGTACAACAAATCCTTGCCGCCTTACTTTGACGAAGAGAGCGTGATGGGCAACTCGTTGCCCGTAAAGTTCCGCTTCCGGCGCAAGTTCAATAAATGTGACCAGGAGAAGCCCAACAACCTGATGTGCACCACCACGCCGAGCACCAACGTGGTTGTGCTGACCAACTGTTGCGATGTGATGGTGTGGCCCAGTCAGCGGGTGGCCCAGATGAACCGAGTGCCGGTGACCACGCTGACGGGCGATGCCGATCTCACGGAGTACATGCTTGAGGAGGAGACCATCATGTGAGAGACGGATGGTATCGCGAAATTACAGCGAGTGTTGAACCCAGTTTGGAACAAGCAATTCAATAAACATTTACCCCTTCCACCATTGTCCCCATTTTGTTTGGGAAACCCTGCAGCATCTAACTTATTGGGCTTCCATTGGTAGCGTCTGTGCTACAGCTGTCCAGATTTGCTTATTCCCTGCATAAATACCGAATCTCATCAATTTTTGCCACTCGATTTCAAAGAGCTGAGAATGCTAATTTTCGGGGTTTTAACGAAAAACGATCTCTAAGACTGAGAACTTTTCTTGCTTTGGTTACGAAGCTGAAGGTTAGGAACAATAAGATATCtttaagatatatatatatataatcaatCGCGAGAGAAGTGATATTAAGATAATAAGATCATCTTAAAGATGTAGAAAAAATGATATCATTATGGAATATTACAAGATATCATTAAACAGGCTTTATAGGTTTACGGGTGCTATTTCTTACAACTGGcttaaaacctttttttcAGTGGAGCATTTAGTGAGGTAGTGCGATTGTCGCTTTGCAAATACATTCCTTTGGGCAAAATAGTTTCAAAATTAATTAgaaaagataaataaatagtaaGTTCACCAAGAGTAAGACTTGTTTGGTTTTTAGTAAGTTTACCTATAGAAAA contains:
- the LOC119549061 gene encoding GTP cyclohydrolase 1 isoform X3; amino-acid sequence: MKPQSSEQNGSSQNGEGAADAVSVATIPTGEASAASTTDLTVSKSSQQLKLEMLNMELASNGSGHEKCTFHHDLELDHKPPTREALLPDMARSYRLLLGGLGENPDRQGLIKTPERAAKAMLYFTKGYDQSLEDVLNGAVFDEDHDEMVVVKDIEMFSMCEHHLVPFYGKVSIGYLPCNKILGLSKLARIVEIFSRRLQVQERLTKQIAVAVTQAVQPAGVAVVVEGVHMCMVMRGVQKINSKTVTSTMLGVFRDDPKTREEFLNLVNSK
- the LOC119549061 gene encoding GTP cyclohydrolase 1 isoform X2, with translation MSFTRQLSEMSASELNDAIDDTNFPQAHILSRGRNNSVCSTSSTSGTSSLADRPPQQAEDLALAMVGTPIEEVAPPAPAPPAVPSPLSGNQRPRLILKTNGSTPDSDGHEKCTFHHDLELDHKPPTREALLPDMARSYRLLLGGLGENPDRQGLIKTPERAAKAMLYFTKGYDQSLEDVLNGAVFDEDHDEMVVVKDIEMFSMCEHHLVPFYGKVSIGYLPCNKILGLSKLARIVEIFSRRLQVQERLTKQIAVAVTQAVQPAGVAVVVEGVHMCMVMRGVQKINSKTVTSTMLGVFRDDPKTREEFLNLVNSK
- the LOC119549061 gene encoding GTP cyclohydrolase 1 isoform X1, producing MSFTRQLSEMSASELNDAIDDTNFPQAHILSRGRNNSVCSTSSTSGTSSLADRPPQQAEDLALAMVGTPIEEVAPPAPAPPAVPSPLSGNQRPRLILKTNGSTPDSDGTQPKTPMTPRTSTTPGHEKCTFHHDLELDHKPPTREALLPDMARSYRLLLGGLGENPDRQGLIKTPERAAKAMLYFTKGYDQSLEDVLNGAVFDEDHDEMVVVKDIEMFSMCEHHLVPFYGKVSIGYLPCNKILGLSKLARIVEIFSRRLQVQERLTKQIAVAVTQAVQPAGVAVVVEGVHMCMVMRGVQKINSKTVTSTMLGVFRDDPKTREEFLNLVNSK
- the LOC119549064 gene encoding uncharacterized protein LOC119549064; the protein is MAHRLQLRSDDFDVIGAVPRDLSVIKNFLKRDCAVKKLIDIEEEFLRECVLRGEDPMKPNKKDGNDIVQRGSGLGSKSADPQPDPCASKTPENTLASDYCDPCRRLKTSVVLEELTKPATTNPVYNKSLPPYFDEESVMGNSLPVKFRFRRKFNKCDQEKPNNLMCTTTPSTNVVVLTNCCDVMVWPSQRVAQMNRVPVTTLTGDADLTEYMLEEETIM